AGATGAAGAAGACGAATGGTGAAATTGGCTTGAATGGAGTTGAGTAGAAGGGGCGTAGGTATGATGGGGTGCGTGGGGGTATAGTGTGgggcctttttttttttttcccgGTCATTCGACTTGAGGGATTGTGTCACTGCACAAAGGTGAAATTAACAAATACACTATGGTTAGGGTCTGCCTCCATCGTTTCGTTTCGATTTTATATGTTATTGATTCAAGgaaaaagatttaaaatatttttaaattatttaaaataaataaaaatatcattcatttatagtttaatctaaaaatatttttgtcatcaTTATTTTGGTTCAGAAATATCCTTGTTGTTATTTAATGGATAAAAAATGTCTTTGCtgacatttttgttcatttcaaatagtttaaaggtattaaattattaaaaaaattatcgatttttagtttattaattattgattcttaacggttcgatttttgatttaatcaataaaaaaatatatattaaataaatatatgatttctCCAAcaatttaacatgaaagaacaATTATATGTCTTTACATGATGCTCATAAAAGGAACTATACAAgtgcaacacaaataaaagaatttGGACAACAATGTGAATTAAAGGCTAAAGAGCAAAGGTAATAATCAATAAGAAATTGATATTAATCTTTAATATTTATGTAGGGATAAAGTGGTAAATTACTACCGTCTCAATTGATTGTCTATTTACACAATAaccaagtttttttttataaaaccatcaaaaaaaaatatgttaacCCAATAATAATAAACCAATGACATTTTTTTCCATTCGATTTTTACACAGCCATAACTATGGTACATGATACATTTGCTACTAATTTTAACATAAATATGtagtttaattatataaaattttataatgataaattcaaattagttattaaatttaaaaagttaaaaaaaattatgtgtgagaatgatcaaatatatgttgaactttgctaaaataatcaaaatatatcCTTACATGAACTCATGTGAAACCATACTCCTCTACCTAAATATGCCCTGTTTAGCGtagttttatgatatttttatacttttaatCTTAGATAAACTTTCTATATTAGTTAAAAAGTAAAAGAATTCTTAAGGCTAGTAAACTTGTTAAGCATTGAAGTGAGACGAAtccaaataaaacaaaataataaatgaaatttTGTGTAATTGATCTTAATTAATGCAGATTTGAGGCTTAGAATATATTTGATCAGCCAAGATTTTGCAGCAtggtttattttatatttgatcaATTAGAATATAAATAGGGAATAGCACATCATTACATGCTATTACTATTTTAATACATGACAATTAAATTTCCATTTTCATGTCTCCTAATGTATATGATGACAAACTTAATTAATATAGTATTAGGTCATCCAATTTAAGCAATATTAAGTTGTTTAATGTTAATTATCATAAATTAGGTGGTTTAATTTGACACAACCTAATCCTAGATTAGTGCATGACGCCACGGGAACACCCTTATCTAACCAAAACCCACCAACCCTAATCCCCTATTAAAAGAAATAGAGATGCCAAATTATGTGTATCACCTACAAGTCATAGATATACtacatatttgtattttttttttcttataagctGTTGATCATCGATGATTGTGATAAAGTGATAAATATGCATTCGCCTTTAATTAGAGTCTCGTGTTCTAATATTGAATATAAAATTACATTTAATAAAAGCACGTGTTACTTTTAGAGTAAATCTTTCCTACACAAATCTCGATTAATTGAACCCTAAAATCGATATTGAAGGAGAAATCATTAAAATATACTATAAGTTattcatcaattatttatttattttataaatattttgtttggtTAGGATGGGGCTAACAAAAGTGAGCAAGGAAAAGTAAAAGAAGGATGCTCTTTTATGAAATTAGAATCCTACATTTTAAGCTAAAGAATGTCATTAAAATCCAACAAACCCATTAATTTCCCTTTCAACTAATCAAATTCCTACCTTTTTCTTTTGGTTTATTATTAAGTAAAACTAATAATGGAACGTTTCATGAATACGTTTTAAAAACAAATCTACATTTAAAGTGGTTTAGGTCTCCCAACCACcctttcaaaaatacaaaaataaggatagGTGACTAATTACAAAGGGATGTTATGTATcaccattttatttttcaaaacatttatgCAGTTGACTGAAACACATCACTAACTGCTCCAATATTTGCTTCAGAAAAGAGGAAGCGAGGACGCCATCGATACAATATTGacgatattttaaaataaataacgtgaatcaaattaaaatagatcTTGACTCATTTTACTAATGTCCTCACACTAAAAAATTTACGTAAATATTGCCTTTATAGCTCATTATTTAGGTTTTTCATTCGAGCAGTAAGACTCACAGACAATCTCTCTATATTTATAtgatagaaataaaatattcatatatacatataaaaccTTAATTACCTATTATAGTGAGTATGTCATTGTTGTTgacatttataatttaaaaagttagataaatatatttttttaaaaatattctacTAAAGAATGTTAAATTTCAGTATAATAGCTGCTCATATCTTTATCAATTTTGATAGATAAAATATTAAGTTGTTATCAATATTTGTAACATGATCTTTTAATATACTTAAAAAGAAATTTATCGACATTATCCAAAGATCGATAAGTCATGAGAGAAATAAACAGAAAGTTGTttattagataattaattaataaataaggacagagtgataaaaataaatatttttttgattctcctaaatattaaaaatattttcctacaaaaaaaaaaggcaaattaaatttttatttttattttcaatattatttttgtaattaaaaGTAACAAAgtaaaatactaataataattaaatttaaatttgttaaGTATAACTTAATCTATCGAAAACAGTCTCTCTGTagtaataaaattttcatacactTTACCAAACCTGATATTATGAAGTACGGATAAAATTTGAGACGCTCTATCAAGCATGATATTTTTTCACATTGCGGATTTcactgagttgttgttgttattgtatcaagcatgatattttttttttaaatttgtttgtcgtattttttaagatgttttaaaaaaaaatattttactttttttataatattttaattttaactttttatatgatatataaaatcacaaaattaaataatattttgatacatttattTAGTTTAACCGAAAGACAATTTAATCTATTTCTCGTAAAACTTTAAAGGATAACTTCTGGTTATCTTCTCTTCGTATCCCCTTTCATGAAATGCCGTCGCTGTCGTCCGGTCATTTAACCGGCGGCTGCTCCGCCGCATGGTCAGCCTCTGTCACTGTCAGTTCCCTCAGTTTCCCTTTCATGTTTAATCTTCTTCTCACATCCCATTTTTGTGAAACCTCTGATATCATCTTTCCACGCCAAAATCATGACCTCCCGTTCGACCCAATGCTTCAACCCTCGTAGACTTCGGGAAGAGGTAGAAGGTGATTCGGGTCCCAAAATGGGTCGACCCAGATTTCCCTTCTCCTCCTTTATCTCCCCTCTTTAAATCCGAGCAACAATCAGAGAACCAGAATATAAAGAGTGAACTAGGGTAAGAAGTATGTTTCGTTTTATCTTTAATGCTCATTTGTATTATCCATTTTCTTTACAGTGTTGTAtatatgattttcttattttatgtactaacttccccccccccccccccctcttttTCTCTATTGTTTTGTAGTTGAGCTAATCTTTAAGGTTTATAACCTTAAGATTTAGGCAGAGAAAGATAATGAACAACAAAATGGTGACACCAGTGCAGCATTTGTCTATCCCTGATGACCTCCCTGAGTTCTTTAAGATTTATCACCCTGAAATATGCTACCCCCAACTGGTAATCTCTTCTTTACCTGCTGCAAATTTCGGGAAAAAAACACTAATGATTCATGTAGTAATGTCAAAGTTTTGATGTATCAAGATAATCAGTCTTGCAGGAATTCGTGATATTTTGTCCCAATAGCATAGAGTCTTTCTTACTTTAGTGAACTTCTTTGGGTGAATCTCTCTGAATATGATTTTTGGAGAAATAACTAACAAAGGAGCGTTTTTTCCCCTTTCTAAAATGCGGATCTTTCGGGTGATACGCATTAGAACATTTGGTTGCATTCTGATTTCCGTGGTGGAACCAGGATTTTCACACACAAAGAACCCAAAGGGTTCAACGTGTACTATATATTCATAATAAACAATTTTAACtatgtataaataatgtaatttCCCGTGGAAGGGGTTCATCCCTTGGCCTTACCTGGCTCTGCCCCCGGTTGTATTTAGATAATTTGGATGAAATTAAGGGGCATTCCACTAGTTGAACTTTTAACTTATCCCAACCGTCTGTCTGTTCTTAATCAACTATACTGTCTATAAGAGAGAAATTGATGTCATGCAGCTATGTTCTCTTATAGTTTTTGGTTCTTGTCACAGTTCATAAAATGGATCCTTTTAGATGCTTGAGTTGTATCGAGTTTTGATTGAAAGTAATGTTCAAAACTTGCAAATAATTATCTACCATTAGTACTCTTGCAAATCTGGTAAGACCAGTGTTTATTATCCTACTAAGCAATCTATATTCATATAGTTGCGTAGAAATTAGACTTTATGCATCTGCAAAGGGAATGTCAATTTGATACTTCCTTACTGACTTAAGAGTGGATGATGGAATAATAAACGATCTAATGGTGGTTAAAGTCCTAGATTTAGAATACTAGGTTGGACATAATCTGACCATTCACTCTAGAAATTAGCACTAGATATGTTCAATTTGTGTTAAAAGCTTTTCTGTCTTATTGTATTGTTTATATTGCAACAACTTTCTTTCACCGGAAATTAAGTGAAGTTAAGTTTTAtgtctccttttcttagagaaTTCCACCTgcatttctcaagtttttcaaTGGAGATATTCCTTCGATACGTGTGCTTGAAGATCTTGCAGCGACATCTTGGAAGGCGGTTTTGGAAAAGAATGACGGTGATTTCTTTTTCATGGAAAGTTGGTCAGACTTTGTGCTGGAAAATAAATTGGAATTTAGAGATTTTCTAACATTTTCCTATGCTGGAAACTCGAAGTTTTATGttaaaatttatggaaaaaatGGCAGCTTAAAGCAGGATGTAACTGCTCTCAAAGAGCCTCAGCTGCTTCCATTGGTTGAAAAAACTGCACAGGGTAAGTTTCttgaagaactttaatttgtagCTAGTTTGCTGCAACACATTTGTCTTCATGTTTAACCTATAGAGTTCAAGTCCAAAAACAATCAACTTGCAAAGTTCGGAACCGGTGCAGGGAAAAGCATTGTAGTTCAGCCTGCTGATCAAACAGTTAATAGGTCAGGAGACTCGGCTGCTTTAGTCACTTCATTCGAAGTTGTCATTAAGGCATCCCACTTGAATAGAGCACGCTCGGTAAGTTTATTAGTCACAGATATTTTTTGTATGCATAAATCATTAAACGCAACCTACTCTGGAAAATGTTATTAATTAAAACAGCCTCACCTTCCAAAAGACAGACTATATTGAACTTTCCAAGGAAATGCTGGTAGCAATTTCAAGCCTGTTTTGCACTCTTCTTTGCATATGATTTGCGGAAGATGATAACAGAGCATTTAACTGTTGTATAGTTGTTACTTTGTGTGTCTTCACAATAACATCAGATAGTTAAATCGTAGTGGTCAAATGGTATTGCTTGAAGTAATTAAATATACTTCGATTGGAAGTTGTCTTCTACTTGTTGTAGTCTTTTTAATTCGTAGCATTTGTTACTAATCACTTGATTATTGAATGTATATTGTGTCTGAACTCTGAACATGTTTTGAATGTATGTACTTATGCAGAATTTTCCAGCTGCATTTGGCAATTCCTACTTGAAGAGGACGCAGCGCCCACTTGTGGCTACTCTTCGAACTGGTAGTGGTAGCTGGACGATTGTTCCTCAATATTATGATAGATTGGAACTTGGGGAAGGGATGCAAAAATTTATAGACGATAATGCTTTGCGTGTAAATGATGTTTGCCGATTTAAGCTGATTGATGATGAGAAGTTAATACTGAAAGTTCGTATTATCTGGTAGCCCATGTAGTCATGAAAATGTTTTTGGATCAAATGTTTCTGCTTGAGAAAGGCATGAATAGAAGGTTGATGTACTACAACTTTATATCAATGAATTTACAACATTCTATGATATGATTAGACTGAGCTATGATTTTCGGAGCTTGTTcaaaaatgagatttttttagCCCGGTCCAAG
This Solanum dulcamara chromosome 8, daSolDulc1.2, whole genome shotgun sequence DNA region includes the following protein-coding sequences:
- the LOC129901584 gene encoding B3 domain-containing protein REM23-like isoform X1, encoding MNNKMVTPVQHLSIPDDLPEFFKIYHPEICYPQLRIPPAFLKFFNGDIPSIRVLEDLAATSWKAVLEKNDGDFFFMESWSDFVLENKLEFRDFLTFSYAGNSKFYVKIYGKNGSLKQDVTALKEPQLLPLVEKTAQGKSIVVQPADQTVNRSGDSAALVTSFEVVIKASHLNRARSNFPAAFGNSYLKRTQRPLVATLRTGSGSWTIVPQYYDRLELGEGMQKFIDDNALRVNDVCRFKLIDDEKLILKVRIIW
- the LOC129901584 gene encoding uncharacterized protein LOC129901584 isoform X2; its protein translation is MTSLSSLRFITLKYATPNCLKQDVTALKEPQLLPLVEKTAQGKSIVVQPADQTVNRSGDSAALVTSFEVVIKASHLNRARSNFPAAFGNSYLKRTQRPLVATLRTGSGSWTIVPQYYDRLELGEGMQKFIDDNALRVNDVCRFKLIDDEKLILKVRIIW